GAGAAATGATGACAGGAgagtgtgcgcgcgtgtgtgtgtgtgtgtgcgtgcgtgcgtgcgtgcatgtgcgtgCGCTGGTCGGTTGACGTCAGAGCAGCGTCTGTACATGCTCTGGACTGGAGAGCAGGACATCCTGTGGAATTGTTCTCACAGCGAGGCCCAAAGAATGTAAAGCAGCTACCTCTCCCTTCTCGCTCGTCTATGTGAAACGTTGGCACGCTGTCATAGACACGTTGGGGGGGGCAAGGAGACAGGATCTCCATCAGAAGCTCACTGGGAAGTTGTGTTCATTAAGTCATAGAAAGGAATAAAGACAGATACGAATTTTGAATTCCAGTTAAGTTCAACAAAGATTACGATAAAATATGCTATTaactgcgtgtgcgtgtgtaggcACCCGCGCGTGCGTTGAACTGTGTTTGTCGCTCTCATATTCCTCGAGCATATTAGAGAAGGAAACAAACACATACTCCACGAAACAGGTGGCAAAGCAGAACATGTGTAGAGCTGCGTTTTTCTCACATACTGCGCAGACAGAAAAGACATCGTGAGGCAAACAACACGTCTGCAGTTCGGAGAGGAGTGAGTGagctgaggaagagaggaagagagggaggcgaTATGGAAGTGGAGTGACGCAGGACGTGTAAAGCGGGGGTGTTGTGGGTGTAGCTATTTTTAGCCATTGTGTGGAAACACATTAGCTGCATTGCTCTGCCCTATCCGGGTTTCCTACGTCACTTTACTCCAAGCTGGTCTTCTCTCGACCgtgagtcatgtgacaggtGCACGCCAGAGGACCTGCTGTGGACCAGAGGTGGGCCACGAATACTAAACAGCTGAGGAAGAAAAAGACTGCAGAGAACAAAGGCTGAATCCTGTCTGTGAGTGTCTCCTCCCACTGGCCGAACAGTGGGATTATACTGCATCCACAAATGTGCATGTAGGGTGTTTCCCCCTGCGTTCAgcacagtgcatgctgggacagGTTTCTGCATTATGTGACCTTGTAACAGGGAAAAAGGAGGGACGCTAATTTATCCATATTTGTGTCGGAGGGCTTTTCATCCACTATGACCACCTCCATCCTTAGAACTTAACAATATGTTGTAAAGCGTTTGAAGCTAAATAGGTCTAGAGGGAGGATGATTAGCAGGTGGGTTTATACCAGTTGTATGATCATTAAATTCCGGTTTCCAATTTAAAGTTGGTGCCACTGTGTTTGTCGGTCACACAATTGCATACGAGTTAGTGATGATGTAATAATTTCACACAGCcttgtttttttacacacaaGAGTGTCATGGAAGAACGTATAATGTAATAATAGGGCAATTATGGCCAGTACGGGTAAATATGTGTTATTTCTTGGGACTGAGTCATTTCAACAGTGTGACTCATCTCTGAAGCTTTTCATAATTACActaattttgaaatattacaaaAGTCTACAGTCTTTATTGTTTAAAAGAAATGAGACAAACATGTTGGCATGATGACGTTCTGTATAACATGTGTGTTAGGGCTTTGCAGATTGCATCATTTATGAATGAACGGTGAGCGATACACCAAACAGGGTGGAGCCACGTGAGAAGCCGACGTATATGATTGGACGTGCAAACAGACTGGTCTCACTGATTGGCTGTGCTTtcaagtgggcggggcttagactGACAGGGTTGGGGTGTTTTACGCTCGGTGGAGTAGTGCTGCGTTTGTCACAGCCAGAAACAGCCACTGCTCCAGTCCGCTGTGGTCAAACCGCTCTGCAATCGTATTGTTAATGTCCAAAGCTGCTTCACACTGTCCTCTGACGAATGAGGAACACGACTAAAAACAAAACTACTGTCGCGTACTCGCCTAAATTATAACTAGCGACCAGAATTTGATTTAAATTTGGACCTTTcacagctgaatggagcagcaGCGGGGGCTCCGTAGCTTCACCCCAGGCGAGGCTGCAGGCTGCCAGGCTGCGGTCTCCACCGGTCAGCCAACCATGCGTTTGTCCGTCACCTCGACCACGGGCACCCCGGTGGAGCTCACTGTCCCCCGGGGAGAGACTGTGGAGGGACTGAGGACTCACATCTCCCACAAACTCAGGCTGCAAACAGACAGAATCGTCCTCCTGTTTAGAGACAAGTGAGTTGTGCTTCGTGTAACGCATATTGCTTCATGGCGCTCTTAAGTCAATCTATGCTAACGAGACGATGTGTATGTGGCAGGCAGCTCACTGCAGGCAGACTGTTGGACCTGGGTGTAGCAGATGGAAGCAAGCTGACCCTGCTCCCTGCCATAGAAGCTGGTTTAGTGGTGAGTAGCGATGCagcctccaccacacacacagttatcatTACTTCCCGATTACCTAGTTATTAGTTGGGTGCCCCATAGCTACTGGGTTGTTACTGGATCATCATACTGGGTTGTTACTGGATCATCATACTGGGTTGTTACTGGATCATCATACTGGGTTGTTACTGAATCATCATACTGGGTTGTTACTGAATCATCATACTGGGTTGTTACTGAATCATCATAGGCTACTGGGTTGTTAATGGATCATCATACTGGGTTGTTCTGAAATGTATGATTGTTTCCTTTTTGTCCCATCCTGTTCTCATCCAGTTCATTTTCTATAGTTATACAATTGATTCTCACACGATTGATAAGCATGAAGTAATGATGCACTACTTGTTAAAAATGGGTCCATACGGCTAATGTGGTACAGACAGGATCAATAGTGATACTAGTGCTGTAATGAGTATATAGTTTCCATCAGTCTGGGTGACGCAGCACTTTACTTGGGAGGAGGAAACGGAAACGTGTTTGCTGATGATAACTAATGATGAAGTATTCCTTCAGTACAACTCAGTGTGATGCTCCACTTTACTTAAGGGGAAAACTATTCTAATTGGCAGGTAATCATGAACTAATGTAGGTCTCTGTTACATCACTTCAGGGGAGGCATATAAACTGTAAGATGGGTAATGATGACATAATGATTTGTTATTGCTGAACAGCAGTTTACAACATTATTTAGATGTAAACGAGAAAGATAAGTTAATGACCATGGGAAGGATTCACGGATAACACAATATCTTCCAGTCATTTCTCAATTAGGTTATCAGCTCCTAAAATGTGATGAAGATGTAATGAAGAACTGCCCTTTAGCTGATGGTTTACTGCAGTTAGTTCCTAATTCGATCTTCATTTGTTCTCTGGTAATGTAATATTGTAAAGTGGTCCCAAATTACATTTCCATTCAGATCCATGTTCACATGTAATCAGACTTTCTATAGCGACGTTGTGTTGTGATCTCTTCACAGTGCTCGACTTCCAGAGCTGAGAGATCGATGATGGACGTCTTAGAAAGTTTAACAGAAGTCCAGGTAAGTTTAATGTCTTTTTGACTCTTGATACTTGTGTATTAAATGCAGTTAGTTAGATGTAACACACATCTCACCGCTGTCCTAAAACATTGTTACAAATGCTTTTTTCAGATTATTTTTGAGGGATTAAAATTGTAACTTGTTTTAAGAACAAGagcgttaaaaaaataataattctacATTAACCAAATTTGGACTTCATTGattagacacaaacacacatacatacatacatatacacccacacacacacacatagacacacacacacacacagagctctgtATTTCAAGTTTAAAATCCTCAAGATTTAAATGAAATCCAACCTCTTTTTGAGAGCATTTTGTCTGCAATAGCCCTTCCCTGTATGTCCAAGATGATTTTTGTCATGAACtcacattattttttaaataatgtgagAGTTCATGAGTCTGCTGCTCTTCTGTTGTATGTCTGACAAAGTAGATACTCAAGGGATATTTGCTGAAACACTTGATGTTACCATGGTAACAACACGTGTCAACAAATTAAACTCTGTGTCTTTCCTGTCAATCCTGCAGAtcggtgacttcctgtctggccGCTCCCCTCTGACTATCAACCTGGGAATCGGTGCCCACATGATGTATGTGCAGCTCCAGCTTTCTGCCCAGAACGTGGCGGCGCTGCAGCAACACAAGGACTTGAGAGCTGGGAGCAGCAGCGACCTTCACACCGGCGTGCCCACTGCTGCCAGGACGAGCCCCCCGGACTCATCCAACAAAACCACAGGATCCACCTCCGAAACCTCTCCTCGAGCTCCAGACTCTTCTGACTCTACATCCGTGATCCAATCGAGTGCTCAGAGACCCAGAACTTCCTTGAACTCAACAGCTGCCGACACCACTGTCCTTTCACATCAATCCTTTCTGTCCCACTCTCCAAACACATCCTCCCCTGTTCCTTCAACTGCTTCTTTGCCTTTTGGTTGTCAACATCCCAGCAGTCCACAACCAGCCGCCACACCAGTCTGTTCACCGGCCACCAACGACTCTATTCCTGGACCCCGGAGCCCAGCGTCAGCTTCAACCCTCAAAGAGGTTAGCCTGACATCTTCTACTGCACAAGTGTATGCAAAACACAATGCATTGTCATGGTTTCTCCTCGATGTATTTTAGTAACGCCACCTATAACGAGCCAGTTCAAAACATCTCTAATAGTGTTGTCCTTCTTGTTTTACAGAGTAATGTTCATGCCTCATCCACTGCAGAGCTGAACAAGCCGCCAGGAGCAGTCATAGAGAGTTTAGTGAGCCCCTCACCAGGCGTCTTCTCTGGGACTTTTTCGGGTAAGTGTGTCATCAGTGGAAGCCACGGCAACGACGCAATCAGaatacaatagtttgattagtttaatgaacagacagacagtagttatttattaatccccaaggacAGCTGCAGTGTTACAGAAGCCAAGTCACTGAAGTAGGCATAACACATTATTATATACAATAACTAAAACACACTCAATAGAATAAGTTATTGACAGAGAATAGAGACTAAAGATGTACCTGTGTTGATAAACACTGTACAATGATGCCATATTGTATCAGTCCAAACCTAAAGATATTCAGTACttgacaaagaaaagcagcagatCATGACATTTGAGCAGCTGAAACCAATGAACTGTGAAATTGTTGCCTTTTCCGATTAATCGGTAATTGATTTGATCAACTCTCAGCCACCACGTCCTCTCTCATGCCCTCGGCTCTCTTCTTATCCCATCAGGCACTCTGGCCCCATGCAGTCAGAGCGGCTTCAGCCATCCTCGGCGTGGCATCGGCATCATTCTCCAgatcttcaacgacctcctcaaAGCTTCCtaccaccaccagggggctcaaCCTGCCCCTCCCAATCAACCCCACTGTCCTGACGTGAACCCTCCAGCCAGCCGGGAGGGGCCAAGCAAAGCAAAGAGCAAAACACTGGAGCCCCAGAGGACAGAGCGCCTCGGTAAAACTCCAGGTGAGACCATGATATTACACACTTGAACACTGGAGAAGTTGCTGGAGATTGCCTTCACAATTCATGCTTTAAGCAACAATATATTACAGTAACAAGGACAGTAAAAGAggtgaaatacaaaaataaacatggCTTCTTTGGATCTTTTGTGTACATGCATGAAACATCTGTGTCTTATCTTTTTGACGCTCCGTTTGTCAAATATTGGAATATATTGAAGGACTACTAGCATGTCTAACACGTTGTTATTCCTCCCTTCCCCTGTAGGTGAGGAGAGTCACCGGACCTGCTCACCCACACAGGAAAATCAAACATTACACTGTAAGCTAGAGCGCCTGCAGATTTTGATGCAGCAGAGGCGTCTACGCAGGCGAACTCGGAGGTACTCACAAACGTCTCACCCGTACCAGCATCATCACCACCGTCCCTAGTCTCCTGCGTGGGAGAGAGCCACTCACTGTGATAGCAGGGGCTGCTTTCTAGTGACTAGAAGGAACCAGTGTAGCAACCAAAGCTGACCTTTGAACTCGTGGAACAGGCCAAAGAGCCGCAGAGTAAACTCAAATGGTTTGGTGTATTTTGACATATAAGAATTTCTGGAGAATGTAAGCCCAACAGGTGCGAGGAGTCTGATTCCTGTGCTGAGCATGTTATTCCTCTGAGTCCATCAGTCACGATGGCTCACGTTGTTATGTAGCATACACCACAAAAGGTTCCAATGTGCATTTTCATGTTATACATCTGGGTGTTTTGTACAAAGACTTTTACTGTATGTTGTAGTAAGTACTCCAATGCCTTAAATGTACATGTCTTGAATGTAAAGTATTGTTCTGTACTTAGGATGTTCCAATGAAATGTTTCAATATAACTAATATAAACACAGGGAaggcaaacaaaaaataaaggaaACCCGTTAAAGTGTGGGATATTtcagttctctttttttttaacctgggaCACATAACATCGCTGCCTTCATTGAGACCTTTTTGTCATTCAGACATTGGCGTCTACGTAAAATGTCCTTATGTTCAGGCATCATGTGAAATTTGACTAAGGAGGTGGATTAAGGATGAAAAACTGAAGTTACAGGCCTGCTTTGGACTTTTTGGAATGACTTGTGAGGCTGTAGCAAGAGACATAGAAGAACTCACAGATACTGTGACGTCTTTTCCCAGACCAAGAAGGAGGCCGACTGTGGGTGTTCCTGAACAACCAAGCCAGAACCGACAAAAGATATCAGAATAACAAAGATAAGCTACCCTGAAAAGCCTTTCAGCCAGCGACACAGCTACACCACCAGCTACAGGAAACCCTCCTCCCACACGGTGGAGAACCATGTGTTTTACCACAGGTGTTTGATAAGCTGATAATTAACACCCGTTCCGATTCATACGTGCAACACACATCATACTTTCATGGAGATATGTTACAGCGCCCTGTACAGGAGGTGGCAGTAGGCCCTCCACGCTGCTGCCAATGAAGcaccagaagaagaagtgtgCGCCACAGGCCGCGCCCCCTCTGCTGTCATTCGACCCGCAGCCCCGCTCACCATCGCTCGGACCCGTTAGTTAAAGGTAATTGACATTTCCCCCCCTAGATTTCGTGGGAATTATACATTGTCACTCATATCTGCAGGTTTTCATGGCATGACTAAAACGTCCACTTCTTGCCTGGCTTTAAAGTATTAATGCTAAATTtttcaaaaaggtaaaaaaaataataaacaatgttacacttgtgtgcattgtgttgctGCTGAGGGGCGTTTGAAACTGcgaaaaaaattgtattttccCTATCGCACCCTTCAGTTACGTAACCACCTTTTAATGTCATCTGCTGCCTGGGAAGCGAGTCGCAATGTCGACCAGCAAGTGAAGCGCTTGAGCTCGGTGCCACAAAATGGCGCCCAAGGAATAAGCGCTCGCTGTAATCCGCTAACAACCCTCGGAGGCCGGGGGCGGAACTCTCCGCGCGGATCACTTTCAGTTGCGCGGATCGATTTCTAGTAAATCCACcgtaaaacaaaatgtcagttgAGTTGTTTGAATGTATTGCGATGTTTCAACAAAAAGGGTTCGGTTGAAATAAAGATGTGTTTAAATTAACTGTTCCGCGGTTTATGGCGGTTGGTGACCTACTTTAGTTCTGCGCGAGCGGAGCGGAGCGGACGGGATTTGCGGAGGtcgttttttttgtgttgttgttttttttgacaGCTGATCGTGGcgtttgttttgcttttcccAGCTACAGGATGTCGGACGAGGGTAAACTGTTCATCGGGGGCCTGAGCTTCGAGACGAACGAGAACTCTCTGGCCGCGGCCTTCGGCAAATATGGAACCATCGAAAAAGGTAAATCGTCGCCTATTTTTAATTTcataataaatgtttaaaaaaaatgtaatgcattttttttttttaaaggaattttttttctccctcaatATAGTGGATGTGATCAGAGACAAAGAAACGGGAAAATCTCGCTGTTTTGGCTTCGTGAAATACGACAACTCAGAAGATGCCAAAGACGCACAGGACGGCATGAACGGCAAGGTAAAAACATGCACGTTAACcagcatttaaaatgtttttcttttctttgttggcTTTGATATTAACCCTTTGCCCACATGTCTTACATTTGCCTGTAAATGCACAGTGATATGAAGTAATAAGTAATGGCATATGAATaaaggcaaaaataaaaaatgacaataatTGTTTTTGCAGACTCTAGATGGACGGTCAATTCGTGTGGATGAAGCAGGAAACGGTGGACGCTCCAGGGGAGGTTTTGGATCCGGTGGCCCAAGaggacagcgaggaggaggatttGGCGGGCGTGGGCGAGGTTACTCGAGAGCTGGACACTAGCTGTCTGCGTTTAAATGGTCACGTGTTGTGTTTGCAACACCAAGCCTCTCCCTGTGTTGGTCAATGCTGCCCTTATGTGGTcttaggtggtggtggtggtggtggatatAATGGCGACCGGAGCTATGGTGACAGGAGTTACGGCGAAAGAAGCTTCCACTCTGAAGGGAGGTTTTCTGGCAACCAGTACAGGaatagcggcggcggcggaggaggcggcggcggataCTCAAGCTACAGAGACAATAGGTAAAGACATTTAATGAAATCACAGATTGGACTACCTGATGGGTTCACAAATGAATGTTGTGCAGtcatattaaatattgtttgccGTATTTTCAGGGGTCAGGGTGGATACGCCGGCCGCGGTACATCCTACCGTGATGGATATGACGGCTACGGTAAGCTATGATATGCATTTGTACTGTGTATGTAGACTGATGTTGGGGCTGTACTTTTCAAAATTTCAAGCATCAAATCAACCTGCCATAAGACTTTGTTTACTAGTAAACTAtttcaacaaatataaaaaagtttaaTGGTTAACATTACACTTAAACTGAAATCCGAATGAATTTAGTCTGTGGTATGCTGATTACACGCATGACACTAAGCATTTAACTCAACATTTAACACAATTAAACATTAATATGACCATCACACCAGAGGTTATCGATCATTTCAAACTGCACAGCCCCAACATATGAAGTCTTGTATAATGTGTGTCCCTCAGTTTTGTACCTGAGCCCAACCTGATGTCTCTCTGCGGTGGCCACATTTCGCTagcccccctccaccctccttcCACAGTCCCACTTTGATACAGATGCTGGCAAAACTATTGAATCACGTGGCAAATGTTACTTGTTCTGACATTGCTCAGCAAATGCAGCTGAAAAACTGAGGGAGGGTTTAAGGACTGTCTGGTGGGATTGAGGGGATGTTGTGAAAGTCGAGTGTTGGAACTTTCAGTGTCTTTACCTGTGTGCCCACTTCTTATCCTCAGCTGCAAACGAGTAAACATCTCCCTGATTCAAGATCATCACTTGGCTGGCTGTATTTCAAAGATGCGCTCCTCAAGAAAAATGTCCATGTGTTATTGCTGACCTTAGTTTTGTAGTTCTGTCGTCGTAGCGCAagcatcttttaaaaaaataattgtagCCATGAGTTTTGGTCATTCCTTAACGAACCATGTTACAATTTACAGTTCCAGACTCGCCTTGCTTGATTGGGCATCTCTATTCCTCAAAGGTCATTAGT
This portion of the Pseudoliparis swirei isolate HS2019 ecotype Mariana Trench chromosome 8, NWPU_hadal_v1, whole genome shotgun sequence genome encodes:
- the LOC130197516 gene encoding midnolin-like, with protein sequence MEQQRGLRSFTPGEAAGCQAAVSTGQPTMRLSVTSTTGTPVELTVPRGETVEGLRTHISHKLRLQTDRIVLLFRDKQLTAGRLLDLGVADGSKLTLLPAIEAGLVCSTSRAERSMMDVLESLTEVQIGDFLSGRSPLTINLGIGAHMMYVQLQLSAQNVAALQQHKDLRAGSSSDLHTGVPTAARTSPPDSSNKTTGSTSETSPRAPDSSDSTSVIQSSAQRPRTSLNSTAADTTVLSHQSFLSHSPNTSSPVPSTASLPFGCQHPSSPQPAATPVCSPATNDSIPGPRSPASASTLKESNVHASSTAELNKPPGAVIESLVSPSPGVFSGTFSGTLAPCSQSGFSHPRRGIGIILQIFNDLLKASYHHQGAQPAPPNQPHCPDVNPPASREGPSKAKSKTLEPQRTERLGKTPGEESHRTCSPTQENQTLHCKLERLQILMQQRRLRRRTRRYSQTSHPYQHHHHRP
- the cirbpa gene encoding cold inducible RNA binding protein a isoform X2 — encoded protein: MSDEGKLFIGGLSFETNENSLAAAFGKYGTIEKVDVIRDKETGKSRCFGFVKYDNSEDAKDAQDGMNGKTLDGRSIRVDEAGNGGRSRGGFGSGGPRGQRGGGFGGRGRGGGGGGGYNGDRSYGDRSYGERSFHSEGRFSGNQYRNSGGGGGGGGGYSSYRDNRGQGGYAGRGTSYRDGYDGYDW
- the cirbpa gene encoding cold inducible RNA binding protein a isoform X1, yielding MSDEGKLFIGGLSFETNENSLAAAFGKYGTIEKVDVIRDKETGKSRCFGFVKYDNSEDAKDAQDGMNGKTLDGRSIRVDEAGNGGRSRGGFGSGGPRGQRGGGFGGRGRGGGGGGGYNGDRSYGDRSYGERSFHSEGRFSGNQYRNSGGGGGGGGGYSSYRDNRGQGGYAGRGTSYRDGYDGYAANE